A single genomic interval of Methyloceanibacter caenitepidi harbors:
- the cysN gene encoding sulfate adenylyltransferase subunit CysN, whose translation MARLSVVGDTNDSASDRLAARLVAEEDRGLLRFLTCGSVDDGKSTLIGRLLYDSQLVFEDQLKNVQKESKRPNSTMGAEIDLSLLVDGLQAEREQGITIDVAYRYFATPRRKFIVADTPGHVQYTRNMATGASNCDFGVLLIDARQGVLTQTRRHACILSLLGIKKVALAVNKMDLIDFDQERFQAIVDDFTAFAEPLGFESIEAIPVSALKGDNVTAPSAHMHWYHGPTLLGHLETVEVSRSRDKDPFRFPVQWVNRPHLDFRGVSGTVAGGRIAPGDEVVIHPSGKRVHVARIVTADGDLDVAQEGDAVTLTFAEEVDASRGDVITTPDSEPSVADQLASKIIWFDEEAMLPGRNYTIRCGTQSATATVSSLKYKLNVDNLDHVAGKTLEMNEVGLCNLSMTKPLVFDPYGDNPETGSFILIDRFTNATVAAGMVEFGLRRATNVKWQELSVDKSSRAGLKGQKPCVLWFTGLSGSGKSTIANALEKRLHALGRHTYMLDGDNIRHGLNKDLGFTDADRVENIRRVAEAARLFVDAGLIVMVSFISPFRSERRMARDLVGEGEFIEIYVDTPLEVCEARDPKGLYRKARAGLIKNFTGIDSSYERPESPELDLNTSELTPEVLAERVLEELRRRDVV comes from the coding sequence ATGGCACGTCTCAGTGTTGTTGGCGATACGAACGACAGTGCAAGCGACCGGCTCGCTGCCCGTCTCGTCGCCGAGGAAGATCGCGGCCTCCTGCGGTTTCTGACATGCGGCAGCGTGGACGACGGCAAGAGCACGCTGATCGGCCGTCTTCTTTACGACTCCCAGCTTGTCTTCGAAGATCAGCTGAAGAACGTTCAAAAAGAATCGAAGCGGCCCAATTCGACCATGGGTGCGGAGATCGATCTGTCTCTCCTTGTCGACGGTCTCCAGGCCGAGCGCGAGCAGGGCATCACCATCGACGTCGCGTATCGCTATTTCGCGACGCCCCGGCGGAAGTTCATCGTGGCCGATACGCCCGGGCATGTGCAGTACACGCGGAACATGGCGACCGGCGCGTCCAACTGCGACTTCGGCGTGCTTTTGATCGATGCGCGTCAAGGCGTGCTGACTCAGACGCGGCGGCATGCCTGCATCCTGTCTCTGCTGGGCATCAAGAAGGTCGCGCTGGCCGTCAACAAGATGGATTTGATCGACTTCGATCAGGAGCGGTTTCAGGCGATCGTGGACGACTTCACGGCATTCGCCGAACCATTGGGCTTCGAGTCTATCGAGGCGATCCCGGTCTCGGCCTTGAAGGGCGACAACGTCACGGCGCCCAGCGCTCACATGCACTGGTATCACGGCCCGACGCTGCTCGGACATTTGGAGACTGTGGAGGTCAGCCGCAGCCGGGACAAGGATCCGTTCCGCTTCCCGGTGCAGTGGGTGAACCGGCCGCATCTGGATTTCCGCGGGGTCTCTGGCACCGTGGCCGGTGGCCGCATCGCGCCGGGTGACGAGGTGGTCATTCATCCGTCCGGAAAGCGCGTGCATGTCGCGCGGATCGTGACGGCGGATGGCGATCTGGATGTCGCACAGGAAGGGGACGCGGTGACGCTGACCTTCGCGGAGGAGGTCGACGCAAGCCGGGGCGACGTGATCACGACGCCCGACTCCGAGCCCTCCGTCGCCGATCAGCTCGCGTCCAAGATCATTTGGTTCGACGAAGAAGCCATGCTGCCGGGGCGCAACTACACGATCCGGTGCGGCACCCAGAGCGCCACGGCCACGGTGTCGTCGCTCAAGTACAAGCTCAATGTCGACAATTTGGATCACGTCGCCGGCAAGACCTTGGAGATGAACGAGGTGGGGCTGTGCAATCTCAGCATGACCAAGCCGCTCGTGTTCGATCCCTACGGGGACAACCCCGAGACCGGCAGCTTCATTTTGATCGATCGCTTCACCAACGCGACGGTCGCGGCCGGCATGGTCGAGTTCGGTCTTCGCCGCGCCACGAACGTCAAGTGGCAGGAACTGTCCGTCGACAAATCATCCCGCGCTGGTCTCAAGGGACAAAAGCCCTGCGTGCTGTGGTTCACCGGGCTCTCCGGCTCCGGCAAGTCGACCATCGCCAACGCGCTCGAGAAGCGGCTGCACGCGCTCGGCCGTCACACCTACATGCTCGACGGCGACAACATTCGGCATGGGCTCAACAAGGATCTCGGCTTCACGGATGCGGACCGGGTGGAGAACATCCGGCGCGTGGCGGAAGCGGCGCGGCTCTTCGTCGATGCCGGTCTCATCGTAATGGTGTCGTTCATCTCGCCGTTCCGTTCGGAGCGCCGTATGGCGCGCGATCTGGTGGGGGAGGGCGAGTTCATCGAGATCTATGTCGATACGCCGCTCGAGGTCTGCGAGGCCCGCGATCCGAAGGGGCTCTACCGCAAGGCACGCGCCGGCCTGATCAAGAATTTCACCGGTATCGACTCGAGCTACGAGCGGCCCGAGTCGCCGGAACTCGATCTGAACACCAGCGAATTGACGCCGGAGGTTTTGGCCGAGCGAGTTCTGGAGGAGCTCAGGCGCCGGGACGTCG
- the cysD gene encoding sulfate adenylyltransferase subunit CysD, with protein sequence MKQVLSSYLRQLEAESIYIMREVAAEFRNPVMLYSIGKDSAVLLHLAMKAFYPGKPPFPLLHVDTTWKFKEMIAFRDAEAKRLGVDLMVHINEEGVRNGISPITHGSALHTDIMKTEALKQAFAKYGFDAAFGGARRDEEKSRAKERIYSFRNASHNWDPKRQRPELWHLANTKVNPGESMRVFPLSNWTELDVWTYIYLEDIPVVPLYFAKERPVVERDGTLIMVDDDRLPLEEGETPQMRKVRFRTLGCYPLTGAIESEATTLPEIIEELVASRHSERQGRVIDHDQVGSMEKKKQEGYF encoded by the coding sequence ATGAAGCAGGTTCTTTCGTCCTATCTCCGCCAACTCGAGGCGGAAAGCATCTACATCATGCGCGAGGTTGCCGCGGAGTTTCGCAATCCGGTGATGCTGTATTCCATCGGCAAGGACTCGGCGGTGCTGTTGCACCTGGCGATGAAGGCCTTCTATCCCGGCAAGCCGCCCTTTCCGCTGCTCCATGTCGATACGACGTGGAAGTTCAAGGAGATGATCGCTTTCCGGGATGCGGAAGCGAAGCGCCTCGGAGTGGACCTGATGGTCCACATCAACGAGGAGGGCGTGCGCAACGGAATCTCGCCGATCACCCACGGAAGCGCTCTGCATACGGATATCATGAAGACGGAAGCCTTGAAGCAGGCGTTCGCCAAATACGGCTTCGATGCGGCTTTCGGCGGTGCGCGCCGCGACGAAGAGAAGTCGCGCGCGAAGGAACGCATCTATTCCTTCCGGAACGCCTCGCACAACTGGGACCCCAAACGTCAGCGTCCGGAGCTTTGGCACCTGGCCAACACCAAGGTGAATCCCGGCGAAAGCATGCGCGTATTCCCCTTGTCCAATTGGACCGAGCTCGACGTGTGGACCTACATCTACCTGGAAGACATTCCGGTGGTGCCGCTGTATTTCGCGAAGGAACGCCCGGTAGTCGAGCGCGACGGCACGTTGATCATGGTGGACGACGACCGGCTGCCGCTCGAGGAGGGCGAGACGCCGCAGATGCGCAAAGTGCGCTTCCGCACGCTGGGCTGCTATCCGCTCACCGGCGCCATCGAGTCCGAGGCGACCACATTGCCCGAGATCATCGAGGAACTCGTCGCCTCGCGCCATTCGGAACGGCAGGGACGCGTCATCGATCACGATCAGGTCGGGTCGATGGAGAAGAAAAAGCAGGAGGGCTACTTCTGA
- the pssA gene encoding CDP-diacylglycerol--serine O-phosphatidyltransferase — protein sequence MFPPFDPDRDDRKLRQRLLVRGEVPIRVLIPNIFTLVGLCAGLTAIRMGIEHRWDMAVAALVFAAFLDGIDGHVARLLKASTRFGAELDSLADFVNFGVAPAIILFVWSLEDLRSLGWVAVLIFAVCSALRLARFNVSLSQTDQPVWKKSFFVGVPAPAGAIIVLLPIYAQDLGLHWPSLTPLVLLYTIAVALLMVSNVPTFSIKMVGQRIHREYVPPLFVLAALFVALLLTYPAQTLFVGSLVYLALLPVSAYRYLLAKRKAEAFSKAQNGAGTERDTGSDEEPETPRMSTDL from the coding sequence ATGTTTCCTCCTTTCGATCCGGATCGGGACGACCGAAAGCTGCGACAGCGGTTGCTGGTACGCGGCGAGGTTCCCATCCGTGTTCTCATACCCAACATCTTCACGCTGGTCGGCCTGTGCGCGGGGCTGACCGCGATCCGCATGGGCATCGAGCATCGCTGGGACATGGCGGTGGCGGCGCTCGTCTTCGCGGCCTTTCTAGACGGGATCGACGGACACGTGGCGCGCCTGCTGAAAGCCTCGACGCGCTTTGGCGCGGAACTGGACAGCCTCGCGGACTTCGTCAATTTCGGCGTGGCGCCGGCGATCATTCTCTTCGTTTGGTCCTTGGAGGACCTGCGCAGCCTAGGCTGGGTCGCCGTGCTGATCTTCGCGGTCTGTTCGGCCTTGCGACTGGCTCGTTTCAACGTATCGCTCAGCCAGACCGATCAGCCTGTCTGGAAGAAGTCGTTCTTCGTGGGCGTGCCTGCCCCGGCCGGCGCCATCATCGTCCTGCTGCCGATCTACGCCCAGGATCTCGGGCTTCATTGGCCCAGCCTGACGCCCCTGGTGCTTCTCTACACCATCGCCGTGGCGCTGCTGATGGTGTCGAACGTGCCGACGTTCTCCATCAAGATGGTGGGACAACGGATTCACCGCGAATATGTGCCGCCCCTTTTTGTTCTGGCGGCTCTTTTTGTTGCCTTGCTCTTGACCTATCCCGCCCAGACCCTGTTTGTGGGCTCCTTGGTCTATCTTGCGTTGCTGCCCGTCAGCGCGTACCGCTACCTGCTCGCAAAAAGGAAAGCGGAAGCTTTTTCCAAGGCACAGAACGGTGCGGGCACGGAACGAGACACTGGCTCGGACGAGGAGCCTGAGACGCCACGTATGAGTACGGATCTATGA
- a CDS encoding phosphatidylserine decarboxylase, with product MDDRHNLLDTIANAFVPIHPDGYKFVAIGAIATLVFFLFAPTLGWLCALLTVFCAYFFRDPERVTPDRPGLVVSAADGKVSGVVEDVMAPRELALGTAELTRVSVFLSVFDVHIIRAPVGGKIIHSTYVHGAFFNAELDKASEENERQAFVIETKSGTKIGVVLIAGLVARRIVPFVGDGDSLEAGQRIGLIRFGSRVDLYLPQDSDVLGEVGQTAIAAETVLAVLPGEVKGRA from the coding sequence ATGGACGACCGGCACAACCTGCTTGATACAATTGCGAACGCCTTCGTGCCCATCCATCCAGATGGCTACAAGTTCGTGGCGATTGGTGCGATCGCGACGTTGGTCTTCTTCTTATTCGCGCCGACACTCGGCTGGCTCTGCGCGCTGCTAACCGTGTTCTGCGCGTACTTTTTCCGCGACCCGGAGCGTGTGACACCGGACCGTCCGGGGCTCGTGGTGAGCGCAGCGGACGGCAAAGTGTCGGGCGTGGTCGAAGATGTCATGGCTCCGCGGGAGCTGGCGCTGGGGACGGCAGAGCTGACGCGCGTCTCCGTGTTCTTGTCCGTGTTCGATGTGCACATCATCCGCGCGCCGGTCGGCGGCAAGATCATCCACAGCACGTACGTGCATGGGGCCTTCTTCAATGCCGAACTCGACAAGGCGAGCGAGGAGAACGAGCGCCAGGCTTTCGTGATCGAGACCAAGTCCGGCACAAAGATCGGCGTCGTCCTCATTGCCGGGCTTGTGGCACGCCGTATCGTCCCCTTTGTGGGCGATGGTGATAGTCTGGAGGCCGGACAGCGGATCGGCTTGATCCGCTTCGGAAGCCGTGTGGATCTGTATCTGCCCCAGGACAGCGATGTCCTGGGCGAGGTCGGTCAAACGGCCATCGCCGCCGAGACGGTGCTTGCCGTCTTGCCGGGCGAGGTCAAGGGAAGGGCGTAA
- a CDS encoding ABCB family ABC transporter ATP-binding protein/permease translates to MRDRLPQSTSDTLLSGRASQASVLQELLPYVWQQGRRDLQARVVLAFVALVLAKVVTLAVPIAYKNAVDYLTGAEQGAGAAAGTSVLGIAIVPVMLIVAYGVGRVLMVLFAQLRDVIFTVVTQNAVRQLANRTFRHLHSLSLKFHLERRTGGLNRVIERGVNGVDTILRMAILNMIPTAVELVMIAGLVAWYFGWVYVAVLFVMVVAYVWFTFFATEKRLAIRRDMNESDTEANSKAVDSLLNFETVKYFGNEDLEARRFDASMARYEKAAVRTYTTLGFLNSGQAIIFSTGMVVCMLLAARDVSQGILTVGDFVMINAILIQLFMPLNFMGMVYREIKQGLVDMETMFALLKEPAEIVDHPDAQPLRVDNGAIAFKNVSFAYEPGRPILKDISFEVPPGKMVAIVGPSGAGKSTISRILFRFYEVNQGAVTIDGQNIQDVTQRSLRAAIGMVPQDTVLFNDTIEYNIRYGRPDATEAEVHEAARLAQIDGFILALPQGYDSLVGERGLKLSGGEKQRVAIARTILKAPPILMLDEATSALDSHTEKEIQDALEQVARDRTSLVIAHRLSTVIHADNIIVLEQGRIVEQGRHADLLAKDGLYASLWARQREADEAREILAHAREAEDAEEQHEGRSGAGSPEEPVDGDRLEEDEMLASS, encoded by the coding sequence ATGAGAGATCGACTGCCGCAATCGACCAGCGACACCCTGCTATCGGGCCGGGCCAGCCAGGCGTCCGTCTTGCAGGAGCTGCTGCCCTATGTCTGGCAGCAGGGGCGGCGCGATCTGCAAGCGCGCGTGGTCCTGGCGTTCGTCGCGCTTGTGCTGGCCAAGGTGGTCACGCTGGCGGTCCCGATCGCCTACAAAAACGCGGTCGACTACCTCACCGGGGCCGAGCAGGGCGCGGGCGCCGCGGCGGGCACGAGCGTCCTCGGTATCGCGATCGTCCCCGTGATGCTGATCGTGGCCTACGGCGTCGGGCGCGTACTCATGGTGCTGTTCGCCCAGCTCCGCGACGTCATCTTCACGGTCGTGACCCAGAACGCGGTCCGCCAGCTCGCGAACCGGACCTTCCGCCATCTGCACAGCCTGTCCCTCAAGTTCCACCTGGAGCGGCGCACGGGCGGGCTGAACCGCGTGATCGAGCGCGGTGTGAACGGCGTCGACACGATCTTGCGGATGGCGATCCTGAACATGATCCCGACTGCGGTGGAACTTGTGATGATCGCAGGCCTCGTGGCCTGGTATTTCGGTTGGGTGTATGTCGCGGTGCTGTTCGTGATGGTCGTGGCCTATGTGTGGTTCACCTTCTTCGCCACGGAAAAGCGGCTCGCCATCCGCCGGGACATGAACGAGAGCGATACTGAGGCCAACTCCAAGGCCGTCGACAGCCTACTCAATTTCGAGACGGTCAAATATTTCGGCAACGAGGATCTCGAGGCTCGGCGCTTCGATGCGTCCATGGCGCGCTACGAGAAGGCTGCCGTGCGCACCTACACGACGCTCGGGTTTCTGAACTCCGGACAGGCCATCATCTTCAGCACTGGCATGGTCGTGTGCATGCTGCTCGCCGCGCGCGACGTCTCCCAGGGCATCCTGACCGTCGGCGACTTCGTGATGATCAACGCCATTCTGATCCAACTCTTCATGCCGCTGAATTTCATGGGCATGGTCTATCGCGAGATCAAGCAGGGGCTGGTGGACATGGAGACCATGTTCGCGCTTCTGAAGGAGCCCGCCGAGATCGTGGACCATCCGGACGCGCAGCCGCTGCGCGTCGACAACGGTGCAATCGCCTTCAAGAACGTCTCCTTCGCCTACGAGCCGGGCCGGCCGATCCTGAAGGACATTTCCTTCGAGGTGCCTCCGGGAAAGATGGTCGCCATTGTGGGGCCGTCGGGCGCGGGCAAGTCGACCATCTCGCGCATCCTGTTCCGATTCTACGAGGTGAACCAGGGCGCGGTTACCATCGACGGACAGAACATCCAGGACGTGACCCAACGCTCGCTGCGCGCGGCGATCGGTATGGTTCCGCAGGACACGGTGCTGTTCAACGATACGATCGAGTACAACATCCGCTACGGGCGTCCCGATGCGACCGAGGCCGAGGTTCACGAGGCCGCGCGGCTGGCGCAGATCGACGGATTCATTCTGGCGCTGCCCCAAGGCTATGACTCTCTTGTCGGCGAGCGCGGGCTGAAACTTTCCGGCGGCGAGAAACAGCGCGTGGCGATCGCCCGGACGATATTGAAGGCGCCGCCCATTCTGATGCTGGACGAGGCGACGTCCGCGCTCGATAGCCATACGGAAAAAGAAATCCAGGATGCGCTCGAGCAGGTAGCGCGCGACCGCACGAGCCTTGTCATCGCGCACCGGCTGTCGACCGTGATCCATGCGGACAACATCATCGTGCTCGAGCAGGGGCGCATCGTGGAGCAGGGACGTCACGCAGATCTTCTCGCAAAGGATGGCCTGTATGCGAGCCTGTGGGCCCGCCAGCGCGAAGCGGACGAAGCCCGCGAAATTCTGGCTCATGCACGCGAGGCCGAAGATGCCGAAGAACAGCACGAAGGGCGGAGCGGCGCGGGTTCGCCGGAAGAGCCTGTTGACGGCGATCGGCTTGAAGAGGACGAGATGCTGGCGTCGAGCTAG
- a CDS encoding TIGR00730 family Rossman fold protein, which yields MTRDRSKVETVCVYCGSGAGHNPAFTDAARALGEALAEAGTNLVYGGGDLGLMGIVARSVIDSGGHVTGIMPEFLHDRERMLVDVHELVIVDTMHERKHLMYEKSDAFVALPGGIGTLEEFVEQLTWSQLGQHKKPIVLVNIHGFWDPLLELFDRMMEHNFIRSGFELKMCVADSAEDVLPVIHRLLAELEEEPKPKYRVVEKL from the coding sequence ATGACGCGAGATCGCAGCAAAGTTGAGACCGTCTGCGTGTATTGCGGGTCCGGCGCGGGACACAATCCGGCCTTCACGGACGCAGCCCGCGCGCTCGGAGAAGCGCTTGCGGAAGCCGGGACCAACCTCGTTTATGGCGGCGGAGACTTGGGGCTGATGGGCATTGTGGCCCGCTCGGTCATCGACAGCGGTGGCCATGTCACCGGCATCATGCCCGAATTTCTTCACGACCGCGAACGCATGCTCGTCGACGTGCACGAACTGGTCATCGTCGACACCATGCACGAGCGCAAACATCTCATGTACGAGAAGTCCGACGCTTTCGTTGCACTGCCCGGCGGCATCGGCACGCTCGAGGAATTCGTCGAGCAGCTAACCTGGTCCCAGCTCGGACAACACAAGAAGCCGATCGTGCTCGTGAACATTCACGGCTTCTGGGATCCGCTGCTGGAACTGTTCGACCGGATGATGGAGCACAACTTCATCCGCTCCGGCTTCGAGCTTAAGATGTGCGTGGCGGACAGCGCCGAAGACGTGCTGCCCGTCATCCACCGCCTGCTCGCCGAGCTGGAAGAGGAACCGAAGCCAAAATACCGCGTGGTTGAGAAGCTCTAG
- the cimA gene encoding citramalate synthase: MARETLSLYDTTLRDGAQTHGVDFSLDDKLLIAEQLDKLGLDYVEAGYPGANPIDTELFSEDRKVGAKVTAFGMTKRPGRSISNDPGFQALLAAEADAICLVGKTWDFHVDVALGITLEENLAGIKESVETVVASGREALLDCEHFFDGYKANPDYALACAKTAYDAGARWVVLCDTNGGTLPEEVEAIVAEVVAHIPGDHVGIHVHNDTDNGVANSLAAVRAGARQIQGTLNGIGERCGNANLTSIIPTLLLKSGYADRFETKITPEKLTTLTHASRILDEMLNQAPDRHAPYVGEAAFAHKGGIHVSAVKKDPRTYEHVPPESVGNVRKLLVSNQGGRSNILAELESIGLTVSKDDPRVGRLVELVKEREAVGYAYEAAEASFELLARRMLETVPQFFDIDSFRVMVERRHNALGELVTISEATVKARIDGDSVMSVGEGNGPINALDNALRKDLGPYQSYIDDLKLVDYKVRILTGGTDAVTRVLVESRDGEGRRWFTVGVSPNIVDASFEALLDSINYKLIRDGAPAPS; encoded by the coding sequence ATGGCGCGCGAAACTCTCTCCCTATACGACACGACCTTGCGGGACGGCGCCCAGACCCACGGCGTCGATTTCTCCCTCGACGACAAGCTGCTGATCGCCGAGCAGCTCGACAAGCTGGGTCTCGACTATGTCGAGGCTGGTTATCCGGGCGCGAACCCTATCGATACGGAACTCTTTTCCGAGGACCGCAAGGTCGGCGCCAAGGTCACGGCTTTCGGCATGACGAAGCGGCCAGGCCGGTCGATCTCCAACGATCCCGGCTTCCAGGCGCTTCTTGCGGCCGAGGCGGATGCGATCTGTCTCGTGGGCAAGACGTGGGACTTCCACGTGGACGTCGCGCTCGGAATCACGCTCGAGGAGAATCTCGCGGGCATCAAGGAGTCCGTCGAGACGGTCGTCGCCTCGGGCCGCGAAGCGCTGCTCGACTGCGAGCATTTCTTCGACGGCTACAAGGCCAATCCCGATTACGCGCTTGCGTGCGCGAAGACCGCCTATGACGCGGGCGCGCGGTGGGTCGTGCTCTGCGACACCAATGGCGGCACGTTGCCGGAAGAGGTCGAGGCGATCGTGGCGGAGGTTGTTGCGCATATCCCGGGCGACCACGTCGGCATTCACGTTCACAACGACACCGACAATGGCGTTGCCAATTCGCTGGCGGCGGTGCGGGCCGGCGCACGGCAGATTCAGGGCACGCTGAACGGTATCGGCGAGCGTTGCGGCAACGCGAACCTGACTTCGATCATTCCCACGCTGCTGCTCAAGAGCGGCTATGCGGATCGCTTCGAAACGAAGATCACGCCGGAGAAGCTCACCACGCTGACCCACGCCTCGCGCATCCTGGACGAGATGCTGAACCAGGCCCCCGACCGGCACGCGCCCTATGTGGGCGAGGCGGCGTTCGCGCACAAAGGCGGCATTCACGTCTCGGCCGTGAAGAAGGACCCGCGCACATATGAGCATGTGCCGCCGGAGAGCGTCGGCAATGTGCGCAAGCTTCTGGTGTCCAACCAGGGCGGCAGGTCGAATATTCTGGCGGAGCTCGAGAGCATCGGCCTAACCGTGTCCAAGGACGATCCGCGGGTTGGCCGTCTTGTGGAGTTGGTGAAGGAACGCGAGGCGGTCGGGTACGCCTACGAAGCGGCGGAAGCGTCGTTCGAGCTCCTGGCGCGGCGCATGCTGGAGACCGTGCCCCAGTTCTTCGATATCGACTCGTTCCGGGTCATGGTCGAGCGCCGCCACAATGCACTCGGCGAGCTCGTGACGATCTCTGAAGCCACGGTGAAGGCGCGTATCGACGGCGACTCGGTGATGTCGGTCGGCGAGGGCAACGGTCCCATCAACGCTCTCGACAATGCGCTTCGGAAGGATCTCGGTCCGTATCAGAGTTACATCGACGATCTTAAGCTCGTGGACTACAAGGTCCGTATCCTGACAGGCGGCACGGACGCGGTGACGCGCGTTCTGGTCGAGAGCCGCGACGGTGAGGGGCGCCGCTGGTTCACGGTCGGCGTTTCCCCGAATATCGTCGATGCGTCGTTCGAGGCGCTGCTCGACTCGATCAACTATAAGCTGATCCGTGACGGCGCGCCGGCGCCTTCCTAG
- a CDS encoding GNAT family N-acetyltransferase yields MSAEANPQLALRPMLPGEAPLLAEIFRASIMELTQDEYEVEQQEAWIADANNEEAFAKTLADHTTIVATMGGSPVGFGSLETDSKVGFLYVHPAAVERGVGTLLADALEKIAAGRGAKSLSVDASDSAFDFFNKRGYAAQQRNSVRRGDEWLSNTTMKKTLPGPETVQ; encoded by the coding sequence ATGAGTGCCGAAGCCAATCCGCAACTCGCGTTGCGCCCCATGTTGCCCGGCGAAGCGCCGCTGCTCGCCGAGATCTTCCGCGCGAGCATCATGGAGCTGACTCAGGACGAATACGAGGTCGAGCAGCAGGAAGCCTGGATCGCGGACGCGAATAACGAGGAGGCCTTCGCCAAGACTCTTGCCGACCATACGACGATCGTCGCGACCATGGGCGGCTCGCCGGTGGGCTTCGGCTCGCTCGAGACGGACAGCAAGGTCGGGTTCCTTTATGTGCATCCCGCCGCGGTGGAGCGTGGCGTCGGCACGTTGCTGGCCGATGCGCTCGAGAAAATCGCGGCGGGCCGCGGCGCCAAATCGTTGAGTGTGGACGCCAGCGACAGTGCGTTCGATTTCTTCAACAAGCGCGGCTATGCCGCTCAGCAGCGCAACAGCGTCCGGCGCGGCGACGAGTGGCTGTCCAATACGACGATGAAGAAGACCCTGCCGGGGCCGGAGACAGTGCAATGA
- the cysS gene encoding cysteine--tRNA ligase codes for MSLTIYNTLTRSKEVFTPLDPGNVRLYVCGPTVYDYAHIGNARPVIVFDLLFRLLRHLYGPDHVTYVRNITDVDDKINARAARDYPDLPLNEAIRKVTEQTEAQFHEDMHALGALDPTVEPRATEHIEQMRAMIDRLIAKGSAYVAEGHVLFSVSSMADYGKLSGRSVDEMMAGARVEVAPFKKDPMDFVLWKPSKPGEPSWPSPGDIETPGRPGWHIECSAMSAAHLGEVFDIHGGGIDLVFPHHENEIAQSRCAHGTDVMAQVWMHNGFLQVEGEKMSKSLGNFVTVHELLTGWQGYAWPGEALRFNMFRTHYRQPLDWTFVSLDESHKTLWDWYGELEAHEPASEVPQAIVDALLDDLNTPKVIAELHKLHGAKEYAALRAALGFLGFSGQRANIERKTLDGSDQVDSAAVDQLIAGRLEARKAKDFAEADRIRDELQAMGIVLKDAKNPETGELETTWEVAR; via the coding sequence GTGTCGCTTACGATCTACAATACGCTCACCCGCAGCAAGGAGGTCTTCACGCCTCTCGATCCGGGCAATGTGCGCCTCTATGTCTGCGGGCCGACCGTCTACGACTACGCGCATATCGGCAACGCGCGGCCCGTCATCGTGTTCGACTTGCTGTTTCGCCTGCTGCGGCACCTCTACGGCCCCGATCACGTGACCTACGTCCGCAACATCACGGACGTGGACGACAAGATCAACGCGCGCGCGGCCCGCGACTATCCGGACCTGCCGCTGAACGAAGCGATCCGCAAGGTCACCGAGCAGACCGAGGCGCAGTTCCACGAGGACATGCACGCCCTCGGAGCGCTCGACCCCACGGTCGAGCCGCGCGCCACCGAGCATATCGAGCAGATGCGCGCCATGATCGATCGCCTGATTGCCAAGGGCAGCGCCTATGTGGCCGAGGGCCACGTGCTGTTCAGCGTTTCGTCGATGGCGGACTACGGGAAGCTCTCCGGCCGTTCCGTGGACGAGATGATGGCGGGCGCGCGGGTCGAGGTCGCGCCTTTCAAGAAGGACCCGATGGATTTCGTGCTGTGGAAGCCGTCAAAGCCCGGCGAGCCGTCCTGGCCGTCGCCGGGAGATATCGAGACGCCGGGGCGCCCGGGCTGGCACATCGAGTGCTCGGCCATGTCCGCCGCCCATCTCGGCGAGGTGTTCGACATCCATGGCGGCGGCATCGACCTCGTCTTCCCGCACCACGAGAACGAGATCGCCCAGTCGCGTTGCGCCCACGGCACCGACGTCATGGCGCAGGTCTGGATGCACAACGGCTTCCTGCAGGTGGAAGGTGAGAAGATGTCGAAGAGCCTCGGCAACTTCGTCACCGTGCATGAGCTGCTGACCGGGTGGCAGGGCTATGCCTGGCCGGGCGAGGCGCTCCGGTTCAACATGTTCCGCACCCACTATCGCCAGCCACTCGACTGGACGTTTGTCAGTCTCGACGAGTCCCACAAGACGCTGTGGGATTGGTACGGCGAGCTGGAAGCCCACGAGCCGGCGTCCGAAGTTCCGCAGGCGATCGTCGATGCGCTGTTGGACGATTTGAACACGCCGAAGGTCATCGCCGAACTGCACAAGCTTCATGGCGCCAAGGAGTATGCCGCGCTTCGAGCCGCGCTCGGTTTCCTGGGCTTCTCCGGACAGCGTGCCAATATCGAGCGTAAGACCCTGGACGGCAGTGACCAGGTGGACAGCGCTGCCGTGGACCAGTTGATCGCCGGCCGGCTCGAAGCCCGCAAAGCGAAAGACTTTGCCGAAGCGGACCGCATTCGCGACGAGCTGCAGGCCATGGGTATTGTTCTGAAAGACGCGAAGAATCCGGAGACGGGTGAGTTGGAGACAACCTGGGAGGTCGCGCGATGA